The following coding sequences are from one Aethina tumida isolate Nest 87 chromosome 2, icAetTumi1.1, whole genome shotgun sequence window:
- the LOC109602405 gene encoding uncharacterized protein LOC109602405: MASVYYLFENAFQLDQELISLYIKVGNLKYLRVLAAIKIQKVIRGFLTRKWFDKQLAAITTVQRFIRGWDLRFHLAETLPSHYDNLNLRYYNTCATKLQALYKGYMTRKIVNVKKMVNKNEEVAKINKETQEVFSKKLQAINDLHSLENQEVYINFIVETLFHRHHLLRTTLVKGVLSEKDSEEYSIIEKMLKSISWKEFILKQRRLYKKCYSKQEIVSSNYTTRELRKLEKLKRESKYLADQPRICQAKKPTYNSKEFYSKPLPSKHPKSIFASEKWKRPEVGLRVTDKSKNISDKDFVLSSLVRTMQDNEIPPYYIEFWFGKECPLHNILE; encoded by the exons atggctTCCGTctattatttgtttgaaaatgcCTTCCAATTAGACCAAGAACTCATTAGTCTCTACAT TAAGGtcggaaatttgaaatatctaaGAGTTCTAGcagcaataaaaatacaaaaggtGATAAGAGGATTTTTGACACGGAAATGGTTTGATAAGCAACTTGCTGCAATTACCACCGTTCAAAGATTTATCAGAGGTTGGGACTTAAGATTCCATCTTGCTGAAACTTTACCATCGCATTATGATAACTTAAATTTGAGGTACTACAATACCTGCGCTACCAAATTACAAGCTTTATATAAAGGTTACATG AcaagaaaaattgttaatgttaaaaaaatggttaataaaaatgaagaggtagctaaaattaataaagaaactcAAGAAGTTTTCAGCAAGAAGCTACAAGCCATTAATGACCTTCATTCACTTGAGAATCAAGaagtttatatcaattttattgtggAAACCCTGTTTCACAGACATCATTTATTAAGAACAACTTTGGTAAAAGGAGTGTTGTCAGAGAAAGACAGCGA agaatattcaataattgaaaaaatgctgAAATCTATCTCTTGGAaggaatttatattgaaacaaagACGGTTGTACAAAAAGTGTTATTCTAAACAGGAAATAGTATCGTCAAATTATACGACTAGGGAACtaagaaaattagaaaagttgAAAAGAGAATCGAAATATCTGGCAGACCAGCCACGTATATGTCAAGCTAAAAAGCCAACATATAATTCAAAAGA attttatagTAAACCACTTCCAAGTAAACATCCAAAAAGTATATTCGCATCAGAAAAATGGAAACGACCAGAAGTAGGTTTGAGAGTGACTGATAAATCGAAGAACATTTCAGATAAAGATTTTGTTCTAAGCAGTTTGGTGAGAACGATGCAGGATAATGAGATTCCTCCCTACTACATAGAGTTCTGGTTTGGTAAAGAATGTCCTTTACACAATATTTtggagtaa